The nucleotide window GAAGAAGGATCCAGAAACCAGATCGAAGAAGAAGGATCCAGATCGAGGGAGAGACGAAGACAGAGAGACCGAGGGAGagacggagacggagagaccgaggcagagatggagacggagagaccgagggagagacggagacggagagaccgaggcagagacggagacggagagacTGAGGCAGAGACAGAGACGTAGAGACGGAGATGGCGATGAGGTGGTGTCGCCGTTGATGTGGTGTGGAAGTGAGGGTGTGGGTTGTTcacggggagaaggagagagtgcagagatgcagagagtgcagagagtgcagagagggCGAAGAGGGAGAATGAGGGTTGTTcacggggagaaggagagagtgcagagagtgcagagagcgATGAGGAGGTGTCGCCGTTGAAGTGGTGTGGAAGTGAGGGTGTGGCGTGTGGGTTGGTTcacggggagaaggagagagtgcagagattgcagagagagagcacggtaGAGATGAAAGagtgagggaaaagagagatctgagagaaaagagagacggGGACACAAAATCAAGGTGGGCCCCCTGGGCACACCTATTAAGatctaaaaataattttaaaagcaagataaactcaaacttagtgaaaatacaatttaaattggggtgggtgtaacaatctacccctcttaaaagaatttcgtctccgaaatttaaaatcacttactaaactgaaatactaaaaaataggaagaagaatatatgtataaagagaaatcaagtccaaataattatatcatattaaaatttgattaattttttttcagttacatatattctatatgataaatttctattttaaatcaagtccaaataattacatcatattaaaatttgattatttttttttcagttacatatattctatatgataaatttctattttaaatcaagtccaaataattacatcatattaaaatttgattatttttttttcagttacatatattatatatgataaatttctattttaaatcaagtccaaataattacatcatactaaaatttgattaatttctttTCAAGTATCTACTTTTGAACTACTCACCACGTTCActctatgtgatactaagtcactcatgtatcttaccatacaatgtataaagtgcaaaatattgtactaattcattatatataaatgattatggtgtgtttaaacttatttcattaattactacatattttctacacttacaatgtttgccagctcgctatataatcaacttaaatcagttaaatccatcatgcaatgcatttccttccaattttttgtgataaactaatagataattgactaaataaacatcctgcaaagtttcaataaaaattttcaagtttttcttacaatttccgtggtttccatgtaatttttatcgatatcgatattatcccgatatttccatcgatatttccgtgtttttggactaccgatatttccgatattacagatattttcttccttgcttgtAACCACAGGGAACGTCGTGTCAATGTTTATTCCTCTGCCTTGTAAAGTATTTTTAAActaataaagtttttttttttaaactaatcaAGTCTTTTTTATTACATCCAAGGCATGCGAATGTCGTGTCAATGTTTATTCCTCTGCCTTGTAACGATAAGGAACGGGGGATTGAGACATGGTtggtaaaatattaaaaaaaatgtcaatcCTCAGTTTCAACCAACTTTTAATAGAATAAAAACTCGTATATTTTGCAATTTTCTTCAATAGTAGGTAATGGACGATTAACATCGAGTGCTAAGTAATATTAAAGTAATTCTTTTTAGGTAATTGTTATTTGCTATTATttataattataaagaaaaataaatttatgaGGAAAGTAGAACAAATTTTTTGAAATGTTAATAATAATTCCtttctttttattatattaaaaagttGTGGTAAAAAAGTGGAAGCCATTCTTCCTCGCAGGTATGGTGTGTGTGAAAACCCCCACTGATTTCATCACATAATTTCCACTTTAAAGTATATATCTTTATGTTTTGTTCACACACAAAAACAcacaatttgaatttttttttataacttttttGGTTGTTaaataacacacacacaaacacaagaAAGAGTCTTTATCTTTTCTCGGTTCTGTCTTCTGTTGTAGTATGAAACATGACTCAAAGTCCACAGAAAGTCTCCAACACGTGGATCCGACCAGATGACCGCGTTATATCAACtctgttatttttttattttttttggggaaacCATCAACTCTGTTATTTAAACCTCAAGCGACATACCAACGGAGGCAGATTCTCTTCCACTTCTTGTGCCCTTTTGTGCCTTCTTATTTTACgtagtcacggttaagtcatgtaaatattttatatatttttttataaagataataaaacaaaaataaatagtaatataaaatattgacgtaatTTAACTGTGAACCCATAGCATAGGAAGTGAGAGGGTAGATAATCTGCCTCCCATACCAAATATCCAACAcaatcctctctctcctctgtttctctctctagcatTTTTCTACTCAGTTTCCAACTCATTTCTCAAAGGGCCAATTGAGTCTACTTATCTACATACTGCTGGGTTTTCTAATGCGATCTTAAAGCAGCTAGCTCACCACCAAAGTTCAAATCTTTACCAAAATCCCAacacaattctctctctctctctctctcaacattTTCCACTCAGTTTCCAACTCATTCAAATGCAAAGAAAAGCTGAATCTGCATGCAGTAGCTAAAGCTCAAATCTTTACcaagtaattttctttttcttcaactaATTATATACCAAAGTATGAAGCTTTACCCcttcaatttcttcttcttcttcttcttcttcttgttattCTGCTTCTCCGTGCCCATACCTATTGTATCTAGTTTGAGCTCTGATGGGGTGGCGCTGTTGTCCCTCCTCAAGCACTGGACTGTAATCTCATCCCCCATATCCTCCACCTGGAATGCCTTTGATTCCAATCCATGCCAATGGGTTGGAATCCAATGTGATAAATCCCACAATGTGGTTGCCTTAAACCTCACTGGGTTTGGAATTTCTGGCCAATTGGGGCCTGAAGTTGGCAGCTTTAGGTATCTGCAGACTCTTGCTTTGGGTTCCAATAGTATTTCTGGCAAAATCCCAGTTGGGTTGGCCAACTGTAGTTTACTTGAGTACTTGGACTTGTCAGAAAATGGATTTTCTGGTGAAATCCCTGAACCCTTGTTTTCGATTTCCAGCTTGGTTTATATATATCTGTATAAGAATAGTTTGAATGGTTCCATCCCTTCAAATGTTgggaatttgagtaaattggaGGAGTTGTATTTGGATGACAACCATTTGAGTGGAGTCCTGCCTAAGAGTCTGAACAATCTTAGGAACCTAGTGTATCTTCAAGTTAGTGGTAATCGTCTCCACGGTAGGATTGATTTGGGTTCTGGGGATTGcaataatttgattttcttgGATTTGTCACGCAATCAGTTTAGTGGAGGTCTTCCATCAAGTCTGGGAAATTGTAGTAATTTAACAATGTTTGGTGCTGTGAATAGCAACTTAACGGGGACTATCCCGTCTTCCTTTGGCCAACTAGAGAAGCTTGAACTTCTGCTCCTTCCTGACAACCGTTTGTCTGGGAAAATACCTCCCGAACTTGGTAAATGCAAGTCCTTAACCGGACTACAGTTGTATTCAAACCAACTAGAGGGAGAAATTCCTAGTGAATTGGGGACGCTGAAATTGCAGGATCTTGAATTGTTTGAGAACAGGCTAACTGGTGAAATCCCGGTTAGCATTTGGAAGATTCAGAGTCTTCAGCAAATCCTTGTGTACAATAATAACCTCACCGGGGAGCTGCCTGTAGAGATGACTGAGCTGAAGCAACTGCAGAATATTTCGTTGTTTAACAACCtgttttctggagttatacctCAAGGTCTGGGGATTAACAGCAGTTTAGTGCAGTTAGATTTTCTGAATAATAACTTCACTGGTACAATCCCTCCAAATCTTTGCCATGGAAAGAGGTTAAGGGTGTTGACTTTGGCTTCCAATCGACTTCAAGGTTCCATACCTTCTGGCGTTGGAAACTGCTCTACACTTTGGAGGTTGAAGCTTGAACAGAATAACCTGACTGGAGCTCTCCCGGAATTTGCAAAAAATCCAAACTTCGATTATATGGACATCAGTAGCAATGAGATAAGTGGGGCCATTCCATCAAGCTTGCAAAACTGTGGCAACCTCACAACCATCAATTTGTCCACGAACAAGTTAACTGGACCTATACCGCAGGAGCTGGGGAAGCTTGCAGAGCTTCGTACTTTGGTTCTTTTCCAGAACAGCTTGGTTGGTTCTCTGGCACCTCAACTATCGAATTGTACCAAAATGGATAAGTTCGATGTGCGGTCCAATTTGTTGAATGGCTCCATTCCGTCAAGTCTGAGAAGCTGGACAGGTTTATCAACACTGATTTTAAGCGACAACAACTTTACTGGCGGCATCCCAACTTTCTTGTCGGAGTTCGAAAAGCTTTTAGAGCTACAACTTGGTGGAAATCTGTTCGGAGGTGTGATTCCATCATCAATTGGAACATTGCAGAGTATGTTTTATGCATTAAATCTTAGCAACAATACATTGACAGGTCTGATTCCTCCAGAGCTAGGGAAGCTGATAAGGCTCCAACGATTAGATCTTTCTCATAACAATTTGACAGGGACTTTAAAAGTTCTCGGCGATATGAGTTCACTAACTGAGATTAATGTTTCAGACAACAACTTCACAGGTCCAGTACCAGAGACGTTGATGAACCTGTTGAGCTCATCCCCAGTGTCATTTTTGGGCAATCCCTACATATGTGTCAATTACCTTCAATCGTGTGGCTCAGTGTGCGCAGGAAACAACAGTTTTAAATCTTGCAACAGTCCACCAAGCAACCAGAAAGGCCTTAGTAAAGTGCAAATTGCATTTATAGCTCTAGGATCTTCGATGTTTGTTGTTTTTGTGCTTTATGGGCTGATTTATCTGTTCCTCTTCCACAAAAAGACCAAGCACGACTTTGAGATCTCTGCTCTGGAGGGTCCGTCTACCTTGCTCAACATGGTACTGGAGGCTACAGAAAACCTAAATGATCACTATATCATTGGGAGAGGAGCCCATGGAACAGTCTATAAGGCCTCTTTGGCTCCAGACAAAGATTATGCAATCAAGAAGCTTCAATTTGCAGGGCACAAAGGAAGGCGTTTGAGCATGATTAGAGAAATTCAAACACTTGGGTTGATTAGGCACCGGAATCTGGTTAGATTGGAAGACTTCTGGTTGGGAAAAGACCACGGTTTGATATTGTATCGGTACATGCAAAATGGGAGCCTTCATGATGTTCTACATGAAATCAAACCCCCGCCAACTCTCAAGTGGAATGTCTGCTATAGGATAGCGCTTGGAACTGCATACGGGTTGGAATATCTCCATTATGATTGTGATCCCCCTATAGTGCATCGAGACATCAAACCAATGAACATCCTCTTGGACTCTGACATGGAGCCCCATATCGGTGATTTTGGTATTGCGAAACTTTTGGATCATCAGTCTTCTGCAGCAACATCCATCGCAGTTGTGGGTACAACTGGATATATTGCACCAGGTAATTCTTCTGGTTTATTTTCGATTCAGAAATGTTTGTACATTCATGCACTCAATGAACCAAGTATTTTCCATGGTCTGTTGCAGAAAATGCATTTCGAACAGCAAAGAGAGTGGAATCTGACGTGTACAGTTATGGGGTTGTTTTACTTGAGCTGATAACAAgaaagaaggcattggatccatCATTTATGGAGCAAACTGACATTGTAGAATGGGCTAGGTCAGTGTGGAGCAGCACGGAACAAATAGATCAGATGGTCGATTCAAGCCTTAAGGAGGAACTTCTGGATTCAAACATCATGGATCAAGTTATTGACGTGCTTATGGTGGCCTTCAGATGTACTGAGAAAGATCCGAAAAGTAGACCCACAATGAGAGATGTGATCAAGCAATTGTTAGATGCAGATTCCAAAGTGAGAAGCGTAAAGGGCTAGCTCTTGAACTTTCCCAGATCGATTATTGTTGCCTGTATATTTACTCTGCTTTATACTGGGTGTACTCTTAGTGGATAGTTAGCGATGCATCTGTAGCAACTTATATGGAAAGGGTTCGCTACCGCCTGGCATTCTGGTCCAATAATAGTGTTGTATTGGAATGTCATCTTTTCTCAGTGAAAAGAAAGTATACTCGATCAAAGAAACAGATCTTCCATGAGAACGACTGCCCATGGCtccatcaaacaaaacattatTCACATGAATTCGGGGTATCGACGACTTCAATTCAGATTCTGGGACTCCACCCGACCTTGTCAAAGAATCATACAGACTTTGTATTCCGAGCAAACAATTGCAATCAACAACTTTACAAACTCAAATCATTCAAAAGAATTCCTAGCCT belongs to Malus sylvestris chromosome 17, drMalSylv7.2, whole genome shotgun sequence and includes:
- the LOC126610743 gene encoding receptor-like protein kinase; this translates as MKLYPFNFFFFFFFFLLFCFSVPIPIVSSLSSDGVALLSLLKHWTVISSPISSTWNAFDSNPCQWVGIQCDKSHNVVALNLTGFGISGQLGPEVGSFRYLQTLALGSNSISGKIPVGLANCSLLEYLDLSENGFSGEIPEPLFSISSLVYIYLYKNSLNGSIPSNVGNLSKLEELYLDDNHLSGVLPKSLNNLRNLVYLQVSGNRLHGRIDLGSGDCNNLIFLDLSRNQFSGGLPSSLGNCSNLTMFGAVNSNLTGTIPSSFGQLEKLELLLLPDNRLSGKIPPELGKCKSLTGLQLYSNQLEGEIPSELGTLKLQDLELFENRLTGEIPVSIWKIQSLQQILVYNNNLTGELPVEMTELKQLQNISLFNNLFSGVIPQGLGINSSLVQLDFLNNNFTGTIPPNLCHGKRLRVLTLASNRLQGSIPSGVGNCSTLWRLKLEQNNLTGALPEFAKNPNFDYMDISSNEISGAIPSSLQNCGNLTTINLSTNKLTGPIPQELGKLAELRTLVLFQNSLVGSLAPQLSNCTKMDKFDVRSNLLNGSIPSSLRSWTGLSTLILSDNNFTGGIPTFLSEFEKLLELQLGGNLFGGVIPSSIGTLQSMFYALNLSNNTLTGLIPPELGKLIRLQRLDLSHNNLTGTLKVLGDMSSLTEINVSDNNFTGPVPETLMNLLSSSPVSFLGNPYICVNYLQSCGSVCAGNNSFKSCNSPPSNQKGLSKVQIAFIALGSSMFVVFVLYGLIYLFLFHKKTKHDFEISALEGPSTLLNMVLEATENLNDHYIIGRGAHGTVYKASLAPDKDYAIKKLQFAGHKGRRLSMIREIQTLGLIRHRNLVRLEDFWLGKDHGLILYRYMQNGSLHDVLHEIKPPPTLKWNVCYRIALGTAYGLEYLHYDCDPPIVHRDIKPMNILLDSDMEPHIGDFGIAKLLDHQSSAATSIAVVGTTGYIAPENAFRTAKRVESDVYSYGVVLLELITRKKALDPSFMEQTDIVEWARSVWSSTEQIDQMVDSSLKEELLDSNIMDQVIDVLMVAFRCTEKDPKSRPTMRDVIKQLLDADSKVRSVKG